GCGTTGCGCCTCGCGATAGAACTCATCCACCTGCTGGGGTGTCCGCCCATACGACATCTTCGGAAGATTGAGTGCCAGAACGTTAGCCGAATCAAACGGCGGCCGCGTCTGCTCCAGCACAAACAGAGTCTTCATCAGCACACACGCTCCGGCAAGCAGCAGAAATGAGGCTGCGATCTGCGTAACAGCAAAGATGCGGAGACGCCGGCTGCTCCCTCCGGCAACACGTGTTCCCCGGCCGGTAAGCCCGCCTTGCGGCGCATTTGCCGAGGGAAGCCGCGGAATGAATGCCAGGAAGACGGACGCGATCAACGCCAGCCCAATCCCAAACCACACCAGACTGAAATCGAGCGTGAGCTCCTCGGCGCGCACTGAGAAGCGCGATGCATAACGACCCAGCACCGCTACCATCGGTATGGCGAGGGCCACTGCCGCCACTGCCCCGCTTCCGCATAGCACGAGGCTCTCAGCCAACAGAGAACGGCGCAAAACTGCAGTGCTTGCTCCCAGCGCCGAACGTACCGCCAGCTCCGGTTCGCGGCGCACCGTTCGCGCTAGCACCAAGTTAGCAATGTTCGAGCTCGCAATCACGAAGAGCAGTCCCGAAGCCGCGAACAGTATCCACAGAATTGTATTGGCGCGCGAATTGATCTGCTCGTGCATGCGCGTTACGTCGATCTTGAAATGCTCCTCCGGCTTGTAAACCTCCGGGTGTGCCGCCACCATGGCGCCGTATACGCTGCGCAGTTCCGCCCGCGCATTGTCGACACTCGCGCCGGGAGCCAACCGCGCGAAGACTTCCGTCATGCGATGCTCGCGCCCCGTCACCATCGTGGCGGAAAGATGATGCGGGCTGGTGACGATATTGGCGATGATCTCTGTTGCCACCGGATAGGGAACGGATGGTTCCATAACACCAACCACGGTCGCGGGGCGCGCGCCACAGCAGCTCTCCAGCCGCACAGCCTTTCCAATCACGCTGGGATCGGAGTGCAGCGATGTCCTCCAGAAGTGATAGGTCAGCACCACAGCTCCGGCGGCATTCTGACCGTCATCGGCCGGAGTCAGCAGGCGTCCAAGCACCGGGCGCAGGCCCATCACCTCGAAGTAGTGTCCATCCACCACGCCGGCAGGAATCTCGCGTGGCGTGCCTAGACCCACGACCGTAAAATCTATCTCTGAAAATGTGCCCAGTTCCTTAATTGACTTCAACCCGCTGCCGATGTCCTGAATCTCGGGGACCGAAAACGCTGTGTTGGTTTCGCCGATGCCGGGGGCACTCTGGCGCAGGTAAAGCAACCGATCTTCGTCGCGATTCGCCAGCGGACGCAGCAGCACGGCACGGACCACGCTGAAGATTGCGGCGTTGGCGCCGATACCTAATGCCAACGTAAGGGCGACTGTAATCCACAGCGCAGGCACTCGCGCCAGGGAACGCACGGCAATTCTCAAATCGCGAAAGAACGACATATCAAATCTCCATTCAGGTGATTTTCTCTGCCCGCATCCAAACCAGGGTCAAGCCAGCTGAAAAGCATGAGTATCGCCAGGCCAGCACCTGCCCATGATCCTGATCATTTTTTCCTCGTAGCCGTCCTCATCGCGAGGTATCCTTTCGCCGTCGTTGCTCACTTGCCCTCACGATTTCGTTCATGTCCCCTGCTGGCCGAATCTCGAAAATGTTGCCATACGTCATCGCCGGGTGCTGCGCCATGAGCTGTACAGCATGATTTATGTCCCGCGCTTCAAGGACGAGAATGCCACCGAGTTGTTCCTTGGTCTCCGCATAGGGACCGTCGGTAGTTGCCACTTTGCCGTTTTTCCAATACAGGGTCAGGGCAGTTTCCTGAGACTGAAGCGCTTCTCCACCAGCCCAGTGCCCGTTGGCGCGAAGATGGTCGTCGTATTCAAAGCATTTGTCGAACATGGCGTTTCGCTCGCCCTCAGCCATGCCATCAAATTTGTCTTTATCGTAGTACCCCAGACAGACGTATTTCATTGTTCTTCTCCTTATGTTGGGACCAGCAGCGCGATCTTGCGCGTCGGCTTGTTCAACCTATAGTCGTCCGGCACAGGGAAAATCGACAGCAGAGCCAAATTTTTATTGCAACTCCCTCAGCCGCCCTGCGAGGAACCGACGCTCCTACCCAGCCTGCGGCACAAGTCCGCGCGGGCGAAGTGCGCGAGATGGTACCTGGCGAGTTCCTCGCGGCCAGCAAAGCGTCGATGAGAGAAGCCCCGCTCAGGCCTGCGCACATAGCGATGGCGCCGACGCATTCCGTTTATAGCCCTGAAGCGCGGGGCTAAAATGAGCCAGGGACGCGGTTTATCCTGTACGCCGGCCTGAGGCCACGTGTCCAAAGCAGCGGCAAAGGCCTCTTCAAACCTCGCCGCGTCAGATTAACCCTGTCTTCGAACAATCTTGCGTGTACTTCAGTACAGGCCCAGGCCTCACTCGAATTGGTCCTATCGAAACAAGATCTCTTATAATAAAGTAAAGGGATAATGGCATTCGCAGGTTCTGTCTCGTCTAGAAGACTCTATTTCTACCTCGCGCCATTCATTCTTATTCCCTGTTTTTTATTGGTTTCAGCGTGCTTTTTCCTGCCCTCACGTTGGGTTGCGGTTCGCTCGGACAATAAGTACCTCATCAACTTGGCCTGGGGCGCGACCCTCCACAATGTCAACTGTCAGATCGTTGTCTACGGTGACTCAACCGCTATGGTTGGTATCGACCCTGCTTTGATCCGCCAGCGGACCGGGCTTAGTACTTGCAACATCGCTGAGTATGAGGGAATGACGATCTTTAACGGAACCATGGTGCTGGATCGATACCTCTCACAGAATCAGAGCCCAAAGTTTCTGATTTTTCTTTACTCCCCAGAGGACTTTGATCCATTGAGCCAGCGGCAGATAGTCGGGATGTATGAGGCAATGACTTGGCGTGTGGTACAACCGAATCGCCTTATCAACCTGGCCGCTCTGCTCAGACGTCCTGATGAATTCTTTTACTGGGCCGGGTTTGGGTGGCGGCTCGCCCTTGAACGAGTCAGAAACCGGCCAGCCTCAAACGATATCCTGCAATTCCGAACCGCTCATCAGGGACAGTACCCCATTGACGCTCCAACCGCGACGGAATGCGAAACAATGGTGAGGCCGCCAAGTGTCCCCAATCGCGAGTGGGTAGCGGGACTTAGAAGCTACAACCGCGATGGAACCACGGTCCTTGTCGACTCCACCCCAATGGCGCCCTGCGATCCGAAGCTATCCTACTTTCAACAAAAGCTTCCCGCTCTCGTAGACAATCGCTTCCAAACCATTCCCATAACCGCTTTCACAACAGAAGGCCGTATGCACGTCAACGCCATTGGGTCTGCGCTGCTCTCAAATATGGTGGCCGATCAGGTTCTCCAACATATGTCCGTCGACTCCACAGGGAGAAAACCCTGATTGCTCTTCTCCTCTGCTATCTTCATCTTTCTCTTCCTTCCCGCGAGTCTTATCGGGTATCAGATCGTAAGCCGTTTCAGCCGGTCTGCCACTCTCGCCTGGCTAACGATCACCTCCTTTTTTTTCTACGGGTATTGGAATTCGTCCTACCTCGTCCTTTTGACCGCCTCCATCGTGATGAATTATCTCTTCGCCAGGATGTTGGGCGAGGGAAAACCAGAAGCGAGCCAGAGCCGTTGGCTTGTCATCGCGATTCTCGCCAACCTCGGGCTTTTGGGTTACTACAAATACCTTTTTCCCTTCCTTAACTTTTTTCATGATCATGGTGTTACCAACCACGCCTTCGCAAACGTAGTGCTGCCGCTGGGAATCTCATTCTTCACATTTACACAAATCGCATACTTGATCGACCTTCGCCAGCAGATCGCGAAACGTCAGGGACTGCTGCCCTATTCCGTATTCGTTACTTTCTTCCCACATCTGATCGCCGGCCCTATCATTCATCCCCGCGAATTGATGCCCCAGCTGGACGAGGAGCGCATTCGCGGTTTGGACGCCGGCGATCTCGCCCTTGGCGTTTCCTGGTTCGTCATGGGGCTTGCAAAAAAAGTACTCATCGCCGACCGTATAGCTCCACTCTCGGACGTTGTCTTTCATAACCTAGGAAGTGCGGGAATTGTCACAGCGTGGCTCGGCGCTCTCGCCTATTCCATGCAACTTTACTTCGATTTTTCCGGCTACTCCGACATGGCTCTCGGCTTGGCTCGCATGTTCTCCATCGAGTTTCCATTCAACTTCAATTCGCCTTACAAGTCACAGGGCATCATTGAGTTTTGGCAGCGATGGCACATGACACTTTCGCGCTATCTCAACGAATATCTCTACACCCCAATCCTGCGATGGACCAATGGCCGCCGAATCAGTGCCGGCAAGAAGGTCTCACGCAAGGCCAGTGCCACACTGGAAGGCTTCACCAGCATGGTTGCCTTCCCCGTCATCATGACCATGTTTCTCGCCGGCATCTGGCACGGCGCAGGCATGCAATTTGTGATGTTCGGCGTTCTTCAGGGTTTATACCTTACGGTCAATCACGCCTGGCGCATCTTCACCCCTCAGGGACATCGGTTCCATCGCAAGGTGCCTGCACCCTTCATGATTGCGCTTACCTTCCTTGCCTTTCTCATCAGTCTTGTCTTCTTCAGATCTGCAAATGTGCATGAGGCCGTTTACCTATTGCAGACCATGTGCGGTATTCACGGTAGGGGGCCGGCTTTTGACGCATTTCCCTACATGAAATACATTCCTCCAACCTCCAGATTTTTGAGTCACCTCTCAACCGCTGCACTCTCTCTCTTGATCTGTTTTTTCATCATATGGGCGCTCCCCAACACCCAGGAGATTTTGGGTCAATTACCCAAAGACGAAGTTCTCAAGCCAAGCATCTTGCCGAATCTTCGATGGAGGCCAACAGCCACGTGGAGTCTTGGCCTGACACTCTTGTTATGCTGTGCGATCCTCTTGCTCGATGCGAGTACCAGCTTTCTATACTTTCAGTTTTAGGTGCCTCAGCATAATCAGCTCTCGCCTGATAACCACATCGAATCCTGTATTCTTGGCCCATGTCTCATCCTGACGGAATTGATCTCGCCAGTTTGTCCGTAGACGAATTGTTGACCAAACGCAAAGGTCTGCGACGCAAGCTCGCGGAGCGGGAAAACCTTCAACCCATTCGCATTGCGGTGCTCAGTGGCAGCACCACCAACGAAGTCGTCGATCTCCTGGAACTCAAGCTGCTTGATGCCGGCTTTGCACCAACCTTCCATCAGTCTGAGTACGGCCGCTTCTACGTCGACGCAGTTCATGACGCGGATGCCCTAATTCAATTCGAACCCCATCTCGTCTACGTTCACACCTCCGTAAGAAATATTCAGCGGTTCCCTCCCGTAGGATGTTCGGAAATCGAGTTCGAGGAGCACGTAAAAACTGAGATCAATTTCTTCCAGGAGATGTGGACATCCTTGGAAGAGAAGATCGGCTGCCTCGTGATCCAGAACAACTTCGAGTTCCCGTCCTATGCCATTCTTGGCAATCTCGACGCAACCATAGCTGGCGGCCATACTCGATTTGTCTCTGCGCTCAACCTGGAGTTTGCACGGAGAGCGGCATCCAACTCCAAACTTCTCGTCCAGGACATCTGCAGCATCTCAGCGCGTATTGGCCTTGACCAATGGTTCGACTTCGAACGCTGGTTCAGCTACAAGATCAACACGTCACTCGAAGGCAGTCATGCCATAGCCACCTCGCTGACTGCTATCATTCGCGCGATTTACGGCAAAGCTCGTAAAGTTCTTGTGTTGGATCTCGACAACACACTTTGGGGTGGAGTTATCGGCGACGATGGCGTCGAGAAGATTCAGATCGGTCGGGAAACACCCGTAGCTGAGGCTTATTCCGCCTTTCAGCAGTACTGTCTGTCACTACGCAATCGCGGCGTACTTCTTGCTGTCTGCTCGAAGAACAACGAGGAGATCGCCAAACAGGGCTTCGAACATCCGGATTCGATACTCAAGCTCGAACATATCTCATGCTTCAAAGCCAATTGGGACCCCAAACACGAAAACATTGCTTTGATCGCGACAGAACTTAATCTCGGCGCCGACAGCTTTGTCTTCGTGGATGACAATCCCGCCGAACGCGAAATCGTTAGAGCTCAGATCGACGGTATCGCTGTTCCCGAAGTTGGAAGCGAGGTAGCTCAGTTCGCCAGGATCATCGAGGCTGGCCGCTATTTCGAGCCGATCTCACTCTCCCAGGAAGATTACGAGCGCGCCGCTCTCTACGACCAAAACAGCAAGCGTACCGTCTTCGAAGGTAAGTTTGCCGACTACGGAGAGTATTTGGATTCGCTTTCGATGACCGCAGAAATTGGTCGCTTCCAGCCAATCTATCTCGAACGCATCGCCCAACTCACCAACAAAACAAACCAGTTCAATCTCACAACCCGTCGCTACACCTTTGGCGAGATTGAGTCTATCCTCACCGATCCCGATGCAATAGGAATCTACGGCAGACTAACTGATCGATTCGGAGACAATGGACTCATCTCCGTCGTGCTTGGCCGCCGCAAGAATGACATTCTAGACATCGATCTCTGGCTCATGAGCTGTCGCGTCCTCAAGCGCGACATGGAAGTTGCGATGTTGGACACGCTGATTGAGTATGCTCGCGGAATGGGTGTCGCCATCCTGCATGGCCACTATCTCCCCACCAAAAAAAACGCCATGGTCCAGGATCACTACACGAAACTTGGATTTGAAACCGTGTCACAAAACCCAGATGGCTCCGCGATATACTCGCTGGAGACCAAAGGCTTCACGCCCCGCAACACCCACATAAAAATCATGGAGCCTGCTAATGAGTAGTGACGATCGTCTTCCTGAAATTCAAGAAATCTTTCGCGACATTCTGGACGAACCGGACCTTGTCCTCAATCGTCATTCGAACGCCGAAAATGTTCCTGATTGGGACTCCCTTGCGCACGTCAATCTGATCACTGCCATCGAAAAGCGATACAAAGTAAAGTTTGCACTCGGCCAGTTGCAGCAGCTCCATCACGTAGGAGATCTGCTCGATCTGCTCGACCAGAAGTTGGCCGCCAAGTAGGTCGTTTGCACCCCACGAATAGGACGAAATTGCGATGCTCCCAGGCTCGGCGCTACATCTTCATCACGTAGGTTATGTGGTCAAAACGATAGATCCAATCGTAAAGACCTACGTTGATCGTTACGGATATGAAGTGTCGACCCCAGTCATCCACGACCCCCTTCAAACTGCTTTTGTCCAATTTTTGAAGCTCACAGGCGACCAGACATTTCTCGAGTTCGTAGCTCCGGATGGTCCGGAAAGCAACCTTGTCAGCGCCTCGAAGCGCGGCGGTCTGAATCATCTCTGCTTCACTGCCGACAATCTCGAACAGACTATCGTGCAGCTGGAAGAAAGCGGTATGCGCCTCATCTCTGAGCCTAAACCCGGCAGAGCATTTGGAGGGCGCCGGATCTGCTGGCTGGTCGGCGAAGATCCCCTGCCGATTGAACTGGTGGAAAAACTCTCTGAGAATGACTTATGCGTCCCGCTAGCGCCCGTAGATCACGAAGTCAACTCCTTTGAGTCATAAGAGTTCCTAAATTAGGTCGGCAGATCGCGCCCGCACCACAAACGAACATCTCGGTCACCCATTCATGCACTCCCATCGCATGAGTGGGCATTCGCTCCACGCGCGAACATCGCTTCCGAACCGAAATCAATCTTTTGGTGGAGGGTCTTAACCCTCACTCCACGAGTACCATCATCCGATGATTCCGACCGAACCAATTGGCAGCATCCCGCGTCCTCCTCAACTGATCGAAGCGCTAACGTTGCATCATGCCGACAAAATCACCCATGACTCTCTGGACAGCGCCTATGCTGAGGCACTTCGAGACACCATCGATCGTCTCGAGCAGACCGGGTCGCCGGTCCTGACCGATGGCGAACAAACCAAGCCCAGCTTCGCCACTTACCCTCTCATCGGTCTCTCAAATCTCGCGTCCGATGGAGTCATCATCCCGTTCGCCGATGGCCACCAACGCCAGCTGCCTCGACTCACCGCTGGCCCCTTTCGCTACGGCACTCATGCCGACAGTTTTCTCAAGGCCGCGCGCACCTACACCAATCGCCCAATCAAGCAGGCTGTTATCTCCGCCTCTGCGCTCAGCCTCCTCTATCCGTCAGCAGAGATTCCCGGCTACTCTCGTGAGTCATTCCTCGCGGACCTAATCGACGAGGCCGAAGCTGATATTCGCGGGGCTCTCTCCGCAGGTGCAGCATCCGTACAGATCGACTTCACCGAGGGCCGGCTCTCCCTCAAGCTCGATCCCTCGGGAAATCTTCTGCGCAGCTTCATCGACCTCAACAATCAGGTCCTGCAACGCTTCGCCGCGAACGAACGCCGCAAAATTGGCGTCCATGTCTGTCCCGGCGGAGACCACGATTCGACCCACAGCGCGGACGTTGACTACGCCGGACTGCTACCCGACCTATTCAAGCTCAACGTCGGCCGTTTCTATCTTCAGATGGCCAGCGAACCGGACAAAAAGCGCATCCTGCGGCTCGTAGGCGACTTGGCAGGGCCTCAGCATCTTGTCTTCATAGGCGTCATCGACCCAATCAATCCAGCCATCGAAACTGCAGCCCAGGTCCGCGACCGCATCCTCGAAGCAGCATCCTTCCTACCCATCGAGCAACTTGGAACCACCGACGACTGTGGCTTTGCACCATTCGCTGACGACACCTCGACCGCCCGAGACACTGCATTTCAAAAAATCCGAGCCAGAGTAGAAGGAACAGAGCTAGCCAGCAGGCAGTTGGGCCACTAGCCACCGCCCCATGAAAGCGCCGCCGTACGAACCACCGCGGTGGCCCCTACATCAAATGAAACCAGTGCCTCGGGTGCTCTATTCATGCGGCCATCGCATGAGTGGGCCTTCGCGCCACGAGCGAACCGTTTTTCTTCCCCGCAATCGATCATCATCCGCACCATCTTCCACGCCGAAGAAGTATCTAAAAAGAATTTTTTGCGCCCTACGAAAACTGCTACGCCTAACCATGCCTTCGTAATACAACGCGAAACGAAAAAACTGCCTCTCACGCCCTGAACGAAACTTCGCGGCCAAGCCGCAACTCGGAGAGTCAATGAAAAAATCTACGCAATGGATGTGCTGCGCGATGCTCGGCATCGCCGCCACACTCCTACCAGCCAAAGCAAAAGCAGTGACGGACGACGACAAGAAGTTTCTCGCGACGGCAGCGCAATCCGACCAGAACGAGATAGCCCTCAGCCAGTTGGCAGAACAGAAAGCCACCAATCCCGCAGTGAAGGCGTTTGCCGACAAGATGGTCAAAGAACACACGCAGATGACCGAAAGCATGAAGCCCTTCGCAGACTCCTGGGGCCTCGCAGCTCCAACCGGCCCCGACCCCGACCACCAGAAAGAACTGGATAAACTCAACGGTCTCTCCGGCAATGACTTCGACAAGGAGTACATGGACCAGATGGTGACGGATCACTCGAAAGCCCTGAGTGCCTTCACCACCGAAGCCAAGGACACCAAAGATGTAAAGTTCAGAACCGCAGTCATCAAAGGCAAGACCGCCGTCGCAGCCCATAAGAACATGGCCTACGACCTCAAAAAGAAGCTGTAACGGCGCAATTGCATCGCGCTCTATGACTCAAAAAATGAAGCTGGGTGCCCCATCCTTCGCGTCTCTTGCGAAGGGTGGGACGCAGTCCGCCTGAACGGGTATGCGCGACTGATCAACACTTCGCCGCCACCGCATCAGGTCCACCCGCTCCCTAATAACTCGTGGCCTCAAGGAGGGCATGGACCCGCCGTCCCTCACATTCCCGAAACGGGAACCCAAAAAATAAATCCCAAAACTCTGTCACATTTTTCTCAGCCAAAAAACTGACTGCTAAAACACCACGCCAGCCACGCAAAACACCACAACTACACCACCAAAACACCACGTCAAAACACCACTTTTCGCAAAAATCCCCAGCAAAACACCACGAACTCACTCGCCAAAAAAATACCCGGGCCGCCAATCAAAATTTGGCGGCCCGGGCCTGTCCATCGGTTTGGTGATCCGTCAATTCCCGCTGGACTTCAAGGTAACCCCTGTCTTCAACGGCAGCGATTCAACCGAATCGCCAACGGAGATCGTGAATCGATTAGAGCCGATCGCCCATCGCTTGGCCGCGACGTCATAGTAGGAAAACGATCTTGCCTCCAACGGAATCTCTACATGTTTCGTCTCGCCCGACGACAGCTCTACCCGTTGAAACCCCTTCAACTCATGCTCCGGGCGCGGCACCTTCGGGTGGTCCTCTGTTACATAGAGCTGCGCAACTTCAGCACCTTTGCGACTACCCGTGTTCGTCACATCGAAGCTGGCAACGCCTTTCACCTCGCCGCCACTGTCGTTCTGATCGACCTTCAGATTCGCAAACTTGAAGGTAGTGTAGGAGAGACCGTATCCAAACGGAAACAGCGGCTTGACCTTATTCTTCTCGTACCCACGGTATCCAACAAAGATGCCTTCTTTGTAGTCGACCCGCTTTGAGTCGCCCTCAGGATAGTAACTAGCGAAGGTTGGATTGTCCTCCGCTTTGCGCTCGAAGGTGGCGGGCAGATGTCCCGACGGGTTAACATCGCCGAACAAAATCTCCGCCAATGCCTGTCCAGCCTGCTGCCCCGCGTACCATGTCTCCAATACTGCGGGCACGCGATCGATCCACTGCGTCGAATCCACGTTCCCACCCGATGTAATCGCGACGACAACCTTCGGATTCGCTGCAACCATCTCGCGGATCAGTTCAGTCTGCCCATACGGCAACGAGAACGTTCTGTCGCCACCCTCGCCTTCGCTCTCTTCCTCAAAGCCAGCTTCCACCAGTACAACATCGGCTTTCGCGGCAAGCTGCACAGCCTGTGAATTGACCACCTTGTCTTCAGGTACGATTCCCAGCACCACGTGGCCTCCGATGGGAGTCTTTTGCCACTCTTCGACGACTATCTTGTGAGGCCCCGCCGCAAGCTCGAGCGTCAGGTGCGGCTGAAACGCACGCACAATCTTCCAGTTGTCGATCACGAGCTTGTCGTCGACATACACCCGATTGCCTGAGCCCTCCCCGGAGTCCTCCAATGCGAAGATGTATTTGGTGGATGTCGCGGCGTTATAAAAGCCGGTGAGTCGGTGAGAAACTTCAGCTGGGGGCGAGTTGAACAGCATTTCTATCACCGCATCCACATTTGCGATGACATCCTTGATGGTGAGTCCTTCGAGGACCGCATGGCGCGTGACTGTCTTTGAAGCCGGAGCTCCGGAAAGGTCAAGATTCTTGAAGGTCTCAAGCGTCATCCCGGCTTTACCGTTCTTGGCATCCGTAGTAAACTCCGTCGCCGACGCCAGATGCGACAATGTCGGAACGCCCCTGTCATACAGCACGGTCGTCGCTGCGCCCACCTCGTTGGAGATGCCCTCAAGCGCGCTCACCATATGGAACGGAACTACGCCGGCGCTTCCTCCGCCCACCGGAACGCCCGGATAGGCGTCTGGTCCGACTACCAGAATCGTCTTAACCGCCGACTTATCGAGCGGCAACAAGTTACCCACGTTCTTCAGCAACACCGTCCCCTCGCGAGCTGAATCGAGGGCAACTTCCCTGTTCTTCGCATCGACGAAAGAAATCGACGTATCGTGCTGATCACGATTCAGCCAGCCATAAGAAGCAGCCGTCTCTAGAATATGACGCACCTTCTCGTCGATCTTCGCCTCGGGCACCTTGCCGCCCTGAATAGCCGGCCCAAGGCTCCCGTTGTTCATGAACTTCCCGCCCGGCTCCTCAATATCGAGCCCACCGTTCGCCGCGCCGATCGCATCGTAGGTCGCATCCCAGTCCGACATCAGCACACCCTTGAAGCCCCACTCGTTGCGCAGGATGTCGATATTGAAGTAACCGTTCTGGGTCGCATGTTGTCCGTTGATCAGATTGTAAGAGTCCATCACCGAGCTCACATGCCCCTGCTTTACCGCTGCCTCGAAGGCAGGCAGATAGATCTCGCGCAGTGTTCGCTCGTCGATCTCGGAGTCTGAGTCGTGCCGCAGAAACTCACTATTGTTGCCCAGATAATGCTTGACCGTGGCACTGACGCCCTGCTCCTGCATTCCGATAATGTAGCCAACTGCAATCTGCCCCGAAAGGAACGGATCCTCGCCGAAGTACTCGAAGTTACGTCCGTTTCGTGGCGACCGGTAGATATTAACCCCAGGCCCAAGCATGAAGTGGACTCCCCGTGCCCGGGCGTCGCGACCTATTCCCGCGCCCACCCGTGCCGCCAGTGCAGGATCCCACGAAGCCGCCATGTTAATCCCGGCTCCGTAGGTCGTCGAGGGAAACCCTGAGTTTGACCTCGTTCCGTATGGACCATCCGACATATCGAGAGCAGGAATCCCAAGCGACGGAACGGCCCGCACACCAAAGCCTGTTCCTCCGATGTAGTCCAGCTTTTGCTGAAGCGTCATCTGCTTCACCAACCTATCCACCTTCTGTTGTTCGGCAGCGTCTAGTGAATGCGGGGCTTGGGCGGGGACTGGGATGGACGAGATCGCAAAAGCCGCACTCAGGGCCAGCACCGTTAGGAGCGAAGATTTGAAGGGGTGGCAAAGCTTTGAACGCATGAAAGTGTGTCCCTCGTAGTTCAAAAATTGTAAACGCACCGTCCTGGCTCTTGTCGGCGATAGCCATCTTTATCTCCAACTAGCCACGCAGAGGAGAGTCGGCCCACGGATGAAAATCACTCTTCAGAGAACAGGAAACCCAAGATAATCCCCAAACCCTGTCACATCTTGCCAGAAATTAAAAGCTGCCCAGGACGAGGCGGCTCGATAGATCGCCAGGAGATCTACACGTCGAGCTCGCTCCGAATCGTGCCGCCATACCCACCATACCCGCTGCCAACGGCGCAATCGAGCCAATTTGGTAACCGAAGGGAGGCGACGACTTAATGTTCAAATCCCTGAGAAAACCCTCACGGAGATATGGTCGGCAAGGTCCCTTACCTGCGGCTGCTGCCGCGATCGGGCTTAATCCCAGCCTCCGACTCTTCGGAGTTTCCTCCGACAGGTCGGAGCAAAGGCGTCGTAAGGCAGATTGTCACGCCAGGCCGACACTTCGATAAACCCATATCTTGGAACGACTAAGCTTTCTGGAAAGAATTTGATTCTAGTTGGTCCACGAATTGCTTCTACTGGCGGCATGTTCCAAATCAGTTTAAGAATGATGGCTCGACCCAACCGTTCGCTCGAAGCGATCGAGGCGCTTCGGTCTATCAGGATTGCGGCCCGAATGGATCGCGGATTTATTGAAGGGCGCATTTACCAGGAAGCTGGCAATCCGGACGCGATCTGCTTTGAACAGGATTGGTCAAGTGAACCGGAGTTGAAATCGCACATTCGTTCGAGCTGCTTTACGGACCTCCTGATGCTCATGGAGACCTCTCCTGTAGCGCCGATACTTGAGATCCATTCAGTGATCGACCTTTTCGGCATGAAATACATCGAGGCTATACGTTATTCCGAAAGGTGATGCGTACCACACATCCACTGCAAGTTCAGACCAAGTTCAACGGCCAACACTTTCGAATTGAGCAAGCCATAGAAGAGGACAAAATGTGTTTCAAAGCGCACTACAAAAAGTTGACGCCGG
This Tunturibacter gelidoferens DNA region includes the following protein-coding sequences:
- a CDS encoding ADOP family duplicated permease, producing the protein MSFFRDLRIAVRSLARVPALWITVALTLALGIGANAAIFSVVRAVLLRPLANRDEDRLLYLRQSAPGIGETNTAFSVPEIQDIGSGLKSIKELGTFSEIDFTVVGLGTPREIPAGVVDGHYFEVMGLRPVLGRLLTPADDGQNAAGAVVLTYHFWRTSLHSDPSVIGKAVRLESCCGARPATVVGVMEPSVPYPVATEIIANIVTSPHHLSATMVTGREHRMTEVFARLAPGASVDNARAELRSVYGAMVAAHPEVYKPEEHFKIDVTRMHEQINSRANTILWILFAASGLLFVIASSNIANLVLARTVRREPELAVRSALGASTAVLRRSLLAESLVLCGSGAVAAVALAIPMVAVLGRYASRFSVRAEELTLDFSLVWFGIGLALIASVFLAFIPRLPSANAPQGGLTGRGTRVAGGSSRRLRIFAVTQIAASFLLLAGACVLMKTLFVLEQTRPPFDSANVLALNLPKMSYGRTPQQVDEFYREAQRRVSALPGVEHVSSGFAAPWRDDHLNVSFEFAAQGAKRADGQDFRGKFRVISPGFFDTFGVPIQEGRDFNASDKDGSERVVIISQSLAKMLYSGQDAVNHTLWWTDGVMKFVGISTEPRRIIAVVPDFDDENIIPSPAMTIYEPDEQEPGWNGRLFVRAHQDAYALVPAITRTIRDLSADQPVEKASTLGDVRAEVLSPDRLNAIVFGGFAAVALLISVVGVAGVLAFSVSWRTREFGIRMALGALPRNILTTVLVEGVTMAGIGVGAGVVVGFALARASARYVTGIHQPGPLAFVGSAVVILGAAVIASAVPAARAARVNAVEALRSE
- a CDS encoding YciI family protein; translation: MKYVCLGYYDKDKFDGMAEGERNAMFDKCFEYDDHLRANGHWAGGEALQSQETALTLYWKNGKVATTDGPYAETKEQLGGILVLEARDINHAVQLMAQHPAMTYGNIFEIRPAGDMNEIVRASEQRRRKDTSR
- a CDS encoding MBOAT family O-acyltransferase, encoding MLFSSAIFIFLFLPASLIGYQIVSRFSRSATLAWLTITSFFFYGYWNSSYLVLLTASIVMNYLFARMLGEGKPEASQSRWLVIAILANLGLLGYYKYLFPFLNFFHDHGVTNHAFANVVLPLGISFFTFTQIAYLIDLRQQIAKRQGLLPYSVFVTFFPHLIAGPIIHPRELMPQLDEERIRGLDAGDLALGVSWFVMGLAKKVLIADRIAPLSDVVFHNLGSAGIVTAWLGALAYSMQLYFDFSGYSDMALGLARMFSIEFPFNFNSPYKSQGIIEFWQRWHMTLSRYLNEYLYTPILRWTNGRRISAGKKVSRKASATLEGFTSMVAFPVIMTMFLAGIWHGAGMQFVMFGVLQGLYLTVNHAWRIFTPQGHRFHRKVPAPFMIALTFLAFLISLVFFRSANVHEAVYLLQTMCGIHGRGPAFDAFPYMKYIPPTSRFLSHLSTAALSLLICFFIIWALPNTQEILGQLPKDEVLKPSILPNLRWRPTATWSLGLTLLLCCAILLLDASTSFLYFQF
- a CDS encoding HAD-IIIC family phosphatase, whose product is MTKRKGLRRKLAERENLQPIRIAVLSGSTTNEVVDLLELKLLDAGFAPTFHQSEYGRFYVDAVHDADALIQFEPHLVYVHTSVRNIQRFPPVGCSEIEFEEHVKTEINFFQEMWTSLEEKIGCLVIQNNFEFPSYAILGNLDATIAGGHTRFVSALNLEFARRAASNSKLLVQDICSISARIGLDQWFDFERWFSYKINTSLEGSHAIATSLTAIIRAIYGKARKVLVLDLDNTLWGGVIGDDGVEKIQIGRETPVAEAYSAFQQYCLSLRNRGVLLAVCSKNNEEIAKQGFEHPDSILKLEHISCFKANWDPKHENIALIATELNLGADSFVFVDDNPAEREIVRAQIDGIAVPEVGSEVAQFARIIEAGRYFEPISLSQEDYERAALYDQNSKRTVFEGKFADYGEYLDSLSMTAEIGRFQPIYLERIAQLTNKTNQFNLTTRRYTFGEIESILTDPDAIGIYGRLTDRFGDNGLISVVLGRRKNDILDIDLWLMSCRVLKRDMEVAMLDTLIEYARGMGVAILHGHYLPTKKNAMVQDHYTKLGFETVSQNPDGSAIYSLETKGFTPRNTHIKIMEPANE
- a CDS encoding acyl carrier protein, producing MSSDDRLPEIQEIFRDILDEPDLVLNRHSNAENVPDWDSLAHVNLITAIEKRYKVKFALGQLQQLHHVGDLLDLLDQKLAAK